One Nitrospinota bacterium genomic window, TAACATTTGCAATCACGGGAAATCGGAAAGGCTCTAGCTCCAAGGGCTCAAGGGCCTTACCGAGCTCAGCACCCGCGGGCTCCATGAGCCGGCAGTGAAACGGCCCACTGACGGGCAACATGATGGCCCTTCTGGCGCCAGCCGCCTCGGCGGCCTCCACCAACGCTTCCACAGACGTTCGATGGCCGGCCACGACCACTTGGTCGGTGGCGTTTAGGTTGGCCGGCTGGAGCACGCGCTCACCCCCGTCGTCCAACTGTCGACACAGAGACTGGATGGTCTTTTGATCGAGCCCGATTATGGCCGCCATGGCTCCACGGCCCGAGGGCACGGCGGCATTCATCGCCGCTCCCCTCCACCGGACCAGCCGTAAGGCATCAGCAAAGCGTAGTACACCGGCCACCACGAGGGCCGAATACTCACCCAAGCTATGGCCGGCGGCGATGATGGGTGGTGGCAGGCCGGCCTCCTCCAAAATGCGGGCCACCGCAACGCTGAGGGTGAGGATTGCGGGCTGTGTGTTTTCGGTCTCGGTGAGAGTTGCCTCCGGGCCCGTAAAGCAGATGTCCGAAATTTGGTCGCCGAGGACCTCATCGGCTTCGCCAAAAGTCGCCCGAGCCGTCGGAAAGGCTTCGACCAACGAGCGTCCCATGCCCACGTACTGTGAGCCCTGCCCGGGGAATAGCCACGCCACGCGCATCCGTCCCGCTCCTTCGCCTACCATCTGATTAAGGTCGAGCCCCAGGTCAGCCCGGCCCCCATTCCTACTAACAGCACGAGGTCGTCCCGGTTGACCCGACCGGACCGCCGGGCCTCGTCGAGAGCAATGGGGATTGAGGCTGCCGAGGTGTTGCCCAGCCGGTCGAGGTTGATGAAGACCTTCTCTCGCTGTATGCCGAGCCTTTTGGAGATAGCATCGATAATTCGACTATTCGCCTGGTGAGGGATGAAGAGATCCACATCGGTCGGCTTGTAGCCATGGTGGTCGAGGACCTCGAGGGCCGCCCTGCTCATGGTCCTTACGGCAAGCTTGAAGGTCTCATTTCCCCGCATCTGGATGTAGTTGAGGCGGTTGCGGAGAACCTCCTCACTCATGGGCATCCGGCTTCCGCCCCCTTGGATGATGAGGTGATCGGCCATGCCGCCGTCGGCGTGGAGGTGGGTCGAGAGGATGCCCCGGCTTGGGTCGTCGGAGGCCCGAAGCACCGTGGCACCCGCCCCATCGGCGAAAAGGACGCACGTGTTACGGTCCTTCCAGTCGATGATACGACTCAAGACCTCCGCGCCCACCACGAGGATGGTCCGGTAGCGGCCCGTCAGAAGGTATTGCTCGGCAACCGACAGGCCGTAGATAAAACCCGAGCAGGCTGCCGAGAGGTCGAACGCCGCCGCCTGCCATGCGCCTAGATGGCGCTGGAGGTGGCATGCTGTCGCAGGAAAAGGGGTATCCGGGGTCACGGTAGCTACCACCAGTAGGTCTAGCTCCCCCGGGGTAACCTTCGCGTCGTCGAGGGCCACCAGAGATGCCTGATAGGCCATATCGCTGGTCGCCTCGTCCTGGTCTGCTAGGCGCCGCTCCCGAATCCCCGTTCGGGTGAAAATCCACTCGTCACTCGTCTCGACCATCTTCTCCAGGTCGAAGTTCGTCAATACCCGCTTGGGGGTGTACGAGCCCGTTCCGATGATTCTTACACCCTTCATCCTCGTCTCACTCCTTGGCTCCGTCTTCTCCGCTTCCGGTTGGCTCATCCTCATGGGACCCCTTTCGCTGGAAGGACTCCCTGATGGAGCGCCAAATCCGGCCCTTCACATGGGCGCCCTCTTGGATCTCCTGGTTCAGCTCGATGTCGTCCTGAATACGGGTACTGATGTTGTGAATGACAAATCGGCGGGCCTGGTAGATTGCGTTCTTGACCGCGCGGGGCGATGAAGCGCCGTGGCCGATGATGCAGGTGCCGTTGGTCCCCAGCAGGGGCGCCCCACCCAGCGAGGCGTAGTCGGTCGTTCCCATGAGCAGTTCCAGGTCTGATTTGAGCAAGACGGAAGCCAGTCTACCCGCTATACGGGAGCTGAACAGCTCCTCGAGCTTGGATTGATAGTGATCCGCAAGACCTTCGGAAAACTTCAAACCCACGTTGCCTGCAAACCCATCGCACACGATAACGTCGGCCTGACCGCTGAATACTCCCTTGCCGTCGACGTTACCGATGAAATGGAGGCTCGAGCGCTTGAGCATCTCATAAGCCTCTAGAATGGTCTCGTTGCCCTTGCCCTCTTCTTCGCCGATAGTGAGCAGGCCCACCTTGGGCTTTATGTTGCCCAGAATGTATTTGGCATAGACAGCCCCCATGATGCCGAACTGGAAGAGCTGGATCGCCTTGCATTCGACGTTTGCTCCCA contains:
- the fabD gene encoding ACP S-malonyltransferase, with the protein product MRVAWLFPGQGSQYVGMGRSLVEAFPTARATFGEADEVLGDQISDICFTGPEATLTETENTQPAILTLSVAVARILEEAGLPPPIIAAGHSLGEYSALVVAGVLRFADALRLVRWRGAAMNAAVPSGRGAMAAIIGLDQKTIQSLCRQLDDGGERVLQPANLNATDQVVVAGHRTSVEALVEAAEAAGARRAIMLPVSGPFHCRLMEPAGAELGKALEPLELEPFRFPVIANVTAEPVTGLERVKELLVRQVVSPVQWVATMDALVRSGIKATIEVGPGRVLSALLRRHSQDTTTYNVEDPASFEKTLAALTA
- a CDS encoding ketoacyl-ACP synthase III, with the translated sequence MKGVRIIGTGSYTPKRVLTNFDLEKMVETSDEWIFTRTGIRERRLADQDEATSDMAYQASLVALDDAKVTPGELDLLVVATVTPDTPFPATACHLQRHLGAWQAAAFDLSAACSGFIYGLSVAEQYLLTGRYRTILVVGAEVLSRIIDWKDRNTCVLFADGAGATVLRASDDPSRGILSTHLHADGGMADHLIIQGGGSRMPMSEEVLRNRLNYIQMRGNETFKLAVRTMSRAALEVLDHHGYKPTDVDLFIPHQANSRIIDAISKRLGIQREKVFINLDRLGNTSAASIPIALDEARRSGRVNRDDLVLLVGMGAGLTWGSTLIRW
- the plsX gene encoding phosphate acyltransferase PlsX — translated: MRNSSMIAIDAMGGDNAPRTIVEGAVLAARDFRIPVILVGDKGILEEELAQHETADLPVHIQHASQVVAMDEAPSKALRRKKDSSIRVAIQMVKNGEADAVFTAGNTGAALAAATLILRPLKGIFRPAIAALFPSLHGHSIVLDVGANVECKAIQLFQFGIMGAVYAKYILGNIKPKVGLLTIGEEEGKGNETILEAYEMLKRSSLHFIGNVDGKGVFSGQADVIVCDGFAGNVGLKFSEGLADHYQSKLEELFSSRIAGRLASVLLKSDLELLMGTTDYASLGGAPLLGTNGTCIIGHGASSPRAVKNAIYQARRFVIHNISTRIQDDIELNQEIQEGAHVKGRIWRSIRESFQRKGSHEDEPTGSGEDGAKE